The following coding sequences lie in one Fimbriiglobus ruber genomic window:
- a CDS encoding caspase family protein codes for MKKYAILIAVEEYLDKAIDQVDYAANDAIAFSNALAEHGFDKADQVVLINNQATRGVIESQVRRVTKRLRKGDILYFYYAGHGFSKGAKNFLTCHDTLDADWDGTSVALAPIFGELQASDCERIVLFLDCCESGVKATSGRRGIYDNLKGYELEAFLDDAKHCFCFAACRSDESSWSSPKLKHGIWTHHVIEAFKGDAPLALERNRYLTANSLQNYLKSEVPRTLRKTHTTKEDQTPWTYGASSGDFKLADLGPILEERREKANKGVTLITELSFTAEETESLKSLSGWKKHYRIPSYHNHSAEEFAASCAFEELKEDLDTVFNGLKKAFGFVRRDLEAPDPERSSGGIITPYFDYSVSVSLNPDDLSEVIWTRTVDTIKNPEQVTSDAFAQVFNGVFDTLKFSLPTMIKIDDFIDAVEAAKIPELEIEHDRGAKYCTLELDGAVGKITLTTTSLSITHSQAQNPKQLIASFTTLRKLAQRHNVPLLSFTSSQKQLPPGKPTP; via the coding sequence GTGAAGAAGTACGCCATCCTGATCGCTGTCGAGGAGTACCTCGATAAGGCGATTGACCAAGTCGACTATGCAGCGAACGACGCAATCGCGTTTTCGAACGCGCTGGCCGAGCATGGGTTCGACAAGGCAGACCAGGTCGTCCTTATCAACAACCAAGCCACGAGGGGAGTGATCGAGTCGCAGGTCCGACGGGTCACCAAGCGGTTGCGGAAGGGTGACATTCTTTACTTCTACTACGCGGGACACGGATTCTCGAAGGGCGCAAAAAACTTCCTGACCTGCCACGACACGCTAGACGCCGACTGGGACGGGACCAGCGTCGCACTCGCCCCGATCTTCGGAGAATTGCAAGCCTCCGACTGCGAGCGCATCGTTCTGTTCCTCGACTGCTGCGAGAGTGGGGTAAAGGCCACTTCAGGCAGGCGCGGCATCTACGACAATCTGAAGGGGTACGAACTAGAAGCATTCCTGGACGATGCGAAGCACTGCTTTTGCTTTGCTGCTTGCCGATCCGACGAGAGTTCCTGGTCGAGCCCAAAGCTCAAACACGGCATCTGGACCCACCACGTCATCGAGGCGTTCAAAGGCGATGCGCCGCTGGCCCTTGAACGCAATCGATACCTAACTGCGAACTCGCTGCAGAACTACTTGAAGAGCGAGGTCCCTAGGACATTGCGCAAGACCCACACCACAAAGGAGGACCAGACGCCCTGGACCTATGGTGCTTCGAGCGGCGACTTCAAACTCGCCGACCTCGGACCCATTCTCGAAGAGCGTCGTGAGAAGGCAAACAAGGGTGTCACCCTCATCACCGAACTGTCGTTCACGGCCGAAGAGACGGAGTCGCTAAAAAGTCTTTCGGGCTGGAAGAAGCATTACCGCATCCCGAGTTACCACAACCACTCTGCGGAGGAGTTTGCCGCAAGCTGTGCCTTTGAAGAATTGAAGGAGGATTTAGACACGGTCTTCAATGGTCTAAAGAAGGCGTTCGGCTTTGTCCGTCGAGACCTTGAAGCACCTGACCCGGAACGCAGTTCAGGCGGCATTATTACGCCCTACTTCGACTACTCCGTCTCGGTGTCGCTCAACCCAGACGACCTGAGCGAGGTGATCTGGACCAGAACAGTCGACACCATCAAGAATCCCGAGCAAGTTACGTCCGATGCCTTCGCCCAGGTCTTCAACGGGGTGTTCGACACACTCAAGTTCTCGCTCCCGACGATGATCAAGATCGATGATTTCATCGACGCCGTCGAGGCGGCCAAGATTCCGGAACTGGAGATCGAGCACGACCGAGGTGCCAAATACTGCACACTCGAACTGGACGGAGCCGTCGGCAAAATCACTCTGACCACGACCAGCTTGTCGATCACCCACAGTCAAGCCCAGAACCCCAAGCAACTCATCGCCTCGTTCACCACTCTGCGGAAGTTGGCCCAAAGGCACAACGTGCCGCTTCTCTCCTTCACCTCGTCGCAGAAGCAGTTGCCGCCCGGGAAGCCTACTCCATGA
- a CDS encoding TenA family protein, with amino-acid sequence MRPFSDELREVAAPIWDEMLGTPFIQALISGGLDREQFRTWVVQNYLYLVELAKLLDRTAAKMHEPELVAWFSKAAVIALESDSKLHKDYAAHFRCEHELGDYSKVLPATANYTNHLHRYVAVGTPAVIVSALLPCLWGFVELGKRINATAKADGFYREWIDAYSSAEYATLAGEVLSFVDRLLPLEPKSSRELCVRAFRESCHHELEFWRMPTQGSKWNFEVGGKTAR; translated from the coding sequence ATGCGGCCGTTCAGCGACGAACTCCGGGAAGTGGCTGCGCCGATTTGGGACGAGATGCTCGGCACCCCGTTCATTCAGGCGTTGATTTCGGGCGGCCTCGACCGCGAGCAGTTCCGGACCTGGGTGGTTCAGAACTACCTGTACCTGGTCGAGCTGGCCAAACTGCTCGACCGCACCGCTGCAAAGATGCACGAGCCGGAACTCGTCGCGTGGTTCTCGAAGGCCGCCGTGATAGCCCTGGAGTCGGATTCGAAGCTTCACAAGGACTACGCGGCACACTTCCGCTGCGAGCACGAACTCGGCGACTACTCCAAGGTTCTTCCGGCCACGGCAAACTACACCAACCACCTTCACCGGTACGTCGCGGTCGGCACCCCCGCGGTCATCGTCTCGGCACTGTTGCCCTGCTTGTGGGGTTTTGTCGAGCTTGGCAAGCGAATCAACGCTACGGCGAAGGCGGATGGGTTCTACCGGGAGTGGATCGACGCGTACTCGTCTGCGGAGTACGCCACGCTGGCCGGTGAAGTGCTGTCCTTCGTCGACCGACTTCTGCCGCTTGAGCCGAAGTCGAGTAGGGAGTTGTGTGTTCGCGCGTTCCGGGAGAGCTGCCACCACGAACTGGAGTTCTGGAGGATGCCGACCCAGGGGAGCAAATGGAACTTCGAGGTCGGCGGCAAGACTGCTCGGTGA
- a CDS encoding PIN domain-containing protein, whose protein sequence is MADSVVTPNVFLDTEVFDAHHLDFDSPNIERLARFAANGTVCLLLTTVTKREVLDHLEKQAAETFRTLKDFRKHSRVMRKVLPGETMDALDAAKREAMAETLVARFEEFLSITSATVLPVDGVPAEAVLTKYFEKQPPFGEGKKKCEFPDAFAFCALQAWSEQNGDKEVYVVSNDGDWKKACAGHPRLIHVERLDELLQLYADSVLVTALLEALEANSEEVSNEIKVQVGEVGVYPGSNLIDGEVDDPNGKHVDIENTRIVEAKDGTASASVRCTLTIEAYVQADDPNSAVYDSDVKGYVHVGRIGGWIEREFERDVEVTLNYDPKHPEKASIVAARFYDQEFDLDVEEEELSRDDTDHDGGTEDELD, encoded by the coding sequence ATGGCCGACAGCGTAGTGACTCCGAACGTCTTCCTGGACACGGAAGTGTTTGACGCGCACCATCTCGACTTCGACTCGCCAAACATCGAGCGACTTGCCCGCTTCGCTGCCAACGGGACGGTCTGTTTGCTGCTGACCACCGTGACCAAGCGCGAGGTGCTTGACCACCTGGAGAAGCAAGCAGCGGAGACGTTCCGAACTCTCAAGGATTTCCGCAAGCACTCGCGGGTGATGCGGAAGGTCCTACCTGGCGAGACGATGGACGCGTTGGACGCGGCTAAGCGAGAAGCAATGGCGGAAACGCTTGTCGCCAGGTTCGAGGAGTTCCTCTCCATCACATCGGCGACCGTCTTGCCAGTGGACGGAGTGCCGGCAGAGGCCGTGCTGACCAAGTACTTCGAAAAGCAGCCCCCGTTTGGAGAGGGGAAGAAGAAGTGCGAGTTCCCAGACGCCTTCGCGTTCTGTGCGCTACAGGCTTGGAGCGAGCAAAATGGCGACAAGGAGGTGTATGTGGTCAGTAACGACGGCGATTGGAAGAAGGCATGCGCCGGGCATCCGAGACTGATCCACGTCGAGAGACTCGACGAGTTACTCCAACTGTACGCGGACTCGGTCCTGGTCACCGCCCTGCTCGAAGCACTCGAAGCGAACAGTGAGGAGGTCTCGAACGAAATCAAAGTGCAGGTTGGCGAGGTCGGCGTTTACCCCGGTTCCAACCTCATCGACGGTGAGGTCGACGACCCGAACGGCAAGCACGTCGACATTGAGAATACTCGGATCGTGGAGGCGAAGGACGGAACCGCGTCGGCGAGCGTGCGATGCACTCTGACGATCGAAGCTTACGTGCAGGCCGACGACCCGAACTCGGCAGTCTACGACTCAGATGTCAAGGGCTACGTTCACGTTGGCCGCATTGGCGGATGGATTGAGCGCGAGTTCGAACGCGACGTCGAGGTCACGCTGAATTACGACCCAAAGCATCCGGAGAAGGCAAGTATTGTTGCCGCGCGATTCTACGACCAAGAGTTCGACCTCGACGTTGAGGAAGAGGAACTGTCCCGCGACGACACAGATCACGATGGCGGGACCGAAGACGAGCTTGATTAG
- the bcmE gene encoding thiamine pyridinylase, translating into MTRTVLLLFALLGLSLGVSAVGGQQPSPEAKPVEKTKLKVALFSLVDSNLMQEVLRAMWREKHPTVELKFVGWDSYKQDPAEGVDVFEYDAIFLDYMVKNGLVAKLDKSEVKDAEDFFDFAVAGSKVGGDFYGIPRIACTPVIFYRAGDEAIEKAKSIEELHKILGDRLDAPLEPKENEGLLINLSGSTSCACYYLDAVSDGSGTYSPMPALPEATKLDATALKNLQRLTRMGGREQVKFEDKVWTDDKRSEWFAQGKGRAMVGWTERLSAIPVEQHAKLKYRPFPLAESNAVNLLYVDMLSVSPKLDEGRKKLALEFANFAASKDAVMATFLARNAKTSSPQYLLPVRKSVAESTELRTEAPFYNDLVSILNEKPQAFRIGDSSRKWLADNRKAIQATIVDVK; encoded by the coding sequence ATGACCCGCACTGTTCTGCTGCTATTCGCCCTCCTGGGCCTTTCTCTCGGCGTCAGCGCGGTCGGCGGTCAGCAACCGTCACCGGAGGCCAAGCCGGTCGAGAAGACCAAGCTGAAGGTGGCGCTATTCTCGCTGGTCGATTCGAACCTGATGCAAGAAGTGCTTCGGGCGATGTGGCGGGAGAAGCACCCAACCGTTGAACTCAAGTTCGTTGGTTGGGACAGCTACAAGCAGGACCCGGCCGAAGGCGTGGACGTGTTCGAGTACGACGCCATTTTCCTCGACTATATGGTGAAGAACGGGCTCGTGGCCAAGCTCGACAAGTCCGAGGTGAAGGACGCCGAAGACTTCTTCGACTTCGCGGTAGCAGGAAGTAAGGTTGGCGGCGATTTCTATGGCATCCCTCGCATCGCCTGCACGCCGGTCATCTTCTACCGGGCCGGAGACGAAGCGATTGAGAAGGCAAAGAGCATCGAGGAACTGCACAAGATTCTCGGCGACCGGCTCGACGCACCTCTCGAACCGAAGGAGAACGAGGGGCTTCTCATCAACCTGTCCGGCAGTACGAGCTGTGCCTGCTACTACCTCGACGCGGTATCAGACGGTTCGGGGACGTACAGCCCGATGCCGGCACTCCCCGAAGCAACGAAGCTCGACGCTACCGCACTGAAGAACCTGCAGCGGCTCACCCGCATGGGTGGGAGGGAGCAGGTGAAGTTCGAGGACAAGGTGTGGACGGACGACAAGCGGAGCGAGTGGTTCGCACAGGGCAAGGGACGGGCCATGGTGGGGTGGACGGAGCGGTTGTCGGCGATCCCCGTAGAGCAGCACGCAAAGCTGAAGTACCGCCCCTTCCCGTTGGCCGAGTCGAACGCGGTCAACCTCCTGTACGTGGACATGCTGTCGGTGAGCCCGAAGCTCGACGAGGGGCGTAAGAAGCTGGCACTTGAGTTCGCCAATTTCGCCGCATCGAAGGATGCGGTGATGGCGACCTTCCTCGCTCGGAACGCCAAGACCAGCAGCCCGCAGTACCTCTTGCCGGTTCGGAAGAGCGTCGCCGAGTCGACAGAGTTACGCACCGAAGCTCCATTCTACAACGACCTGGTGTCCATCCTGAACGAGAAACCCCAAGCATTCCGCATCGGGGACAGTTCGCGGAAGTGGCTTGCAGACAATCGTAAGGCGATCCAGGCCACCATCGTTGATGTGAAGTGA